In one window of Plasmodium berghei ANKA genome assembly, chromosome: 14 DNA:
- a CDS encoding protein farnesyltransferase subunit alpha, putative, which produces MEKLNTYAKKFNINYRESLDGLNASLLNNPVFKSMGGKKFDIDMNDIEEEIQKHTINLEHMCNENWSKNTSKINILNIHYSDHQKLLYSLLAFLIDNKIYSFKGYIISSFVIKINTSYYSAWIYRRKCLKKLNLNYLNELEFTRFIISENIKSFQSWYHRRWLIEYIYKYNLKKKGKNHDQKEKNNVTQIGKHGDDEIEKNIYRNVHKNTCSDDDLFDDEQNFLSSDEEICSIHSSNESYHENAFISNFEDSDLDIEKEDVLHENLKDIIENSTFFKNSLHKNEEIKINIDEFLYKELLYTNCHIFLDTKNYNSWAHKTWLINKFSMLTKNKYIYDKYNILLHEYNYINYFLKCDIYNNSVWVYRHFIFTKLKHIKNINKLEKEIIFCLNYGQQFYDNEALFSYFINILLKYIKLCQRIRKLSPIVSKTNEEITSLEETSTYDIFKIPIVNFVKNNLTKLATKSKFVLLFLAQLYAYNGSHYEEAQCYKYLEKNDNFNDFIWSSKIEGI; this is translated from the exons ATGGAAAAACTAAATACATACGCTAAAAagtttaatattaattataggGAAAGCTTGGATGGCCTAAACGCCTCTCTTTTGAATAATCCTGTGTTCAAATCAATGGGAGgtaaaaaatttgatattGATATGAATGATATAGAAGAGGAAATACAAAAACATACAATAAATTTGGAACATATGTGTAACGAAAATTGGTCAAAGAACACATCaaagataaatatattaaatatacattataGCGATCATCAGAAATTACTTTATTCTTTATTAGCTTTTTTaatagataataaaatttattccTTCAAAGGCTATATAATATCGTCatttgtaataaaaataaatacttCATATTATAGCGCTTGGATATATAGAAGGAAATGTTTGAAAAagttaaatttaaattatttgaatgaATTAGAATTCACGCGATTTATAATTagtgaaaatataaaaagctTTCAAAGTTGGTATCATAGAAGATGGCtaattgaatatatttataaatataatttgaaaaaaaaaggaaaaaatcaTGAccaaaaagagaaaaacaATGTTACACAAATTGGGAAACATGGGGACGATGAAAtagagaaaaatatatatcgtAATGTACACAAAAATACGTGTAGTGACGatgatttatttgatgATGAACAAAATTTCTTAAGTAGTGATGAAGAAATTTGTAGCATTCATTCATCAAATGAGAGCTACCATGAAAATGCATTTATAAGCAATTTCGAAGATAGTGATCTTGATATTGAGAAAGAAGACGTTTTAcatgaaaatttaaaagacataattgaaaatagtaccttttttaaaaactctttacataaaaacgaagaaattaaaattaatattgatgaatttttatacaaaGAATTATTATACACCAATTGCCACATATTTCTtgatacaaaaaattataattctTGGGCACATAAAACTTGGCTAATAAATAAGTTTTCAATgcttacaaaaaataaatatatttatgataagtataatatattattacatgaatataattatataaattattttttaaaatgcgatatttataataattctgTATGGGTATATagacattttatttttaccaaattaaaacatataaaaaatataaataaattggaaaaagaaattatattttgctTAAATTATGGTCAACAATTTTACGACAATGAAGCATTATTTAGCTACTTTATCAACATACttttaaaatacataaaattatgCCAAAGGATAAGAAAATTATCGCCCATTGTATCAAAAacaaatgaagaaataacATCTTTAGAGGAAACTAGTAcatatgatatttttaaaatacccattgttaattttgttaaaaataatttaacaaaattagCAACAAAGTCAAAATTTGTCTTGTTATTTCTAGCTCAACTTTATGCTTACAATGGATCTCACTATGAAGAGGCGCAA tGCTATAAATATCTCGAAAAAAACGATAATTTCAATGATTTTATATGGAGCAGTAAAATTGAAGGAATTTAA
- a CDS encoding 40S ribosomal protein S17, putative — MGRVRTKTIKRAARQIVEKYYAKLTLDFQINKKITEEVAIIPSKRMKNKVAGFVTHLMKRIQKGPVRGISLKLQEEERERRLDFVPEKSQIDVNVIYVEPDTVKMIKSLGINISNMKIHNPMINTNHQKQNRMNTQY, encoded by the exons ATg GGAAGAGTTCGTACTAAGACTATCAAAAGAGCCGCTAGGCAAATCGTCGAGAAATACTATGCTAAACTTACTCTCGactttcaaataaataagaaaataacAGAGGAAGTTGCAATAATACCATCAAAAAGAATGAAAAACAAAGTTGCTGGTTTCGTTACACATTTAATGAAAAGAATTCAGAAAGGACCCGTTAGAGGTATTAGTTTAAAACTTCAAGAAGAAGAAAGAGAAAGACGTTTGGATTTTGTACCTGAAAAATCTCAAATCGATGTTAATGTAATATATGTAGAACCTGACACTGTAAAAATGATTAAATCTTTGGGAATTAATATAAGCAACATGAAAATCCACAACCCAATGATTAATACAAATCACCAAAAACAAAACAGAATGAACACCcaatattaa
- a CDS encoding rab specific GDP dissociation inhibitor, putative codes for MNEHYDVIILGTGLKECILSGLLSHYGKKILVLDRNPYYGGETASLNLTNLYNTFKPNEKIPSKYGENRHWNVDLIPKFILVGGNLVKILKKTRVTNYLEWLVVEGSYVYQHQKKSLLFSEKFIHKVPSTDMEALVSPLLSLMEKNRCKNFYQYVSEWNANDRNTWDNLDPYRLTMMDIYKYFNLCQLTIDFLGHAVALYLNDDYLKQPAYITLERIKLYMHSISAFGKSPFIYPLYGLGGIPEGFSRMCAINGGTFMLNKNVTDFIYNDNNQVCGIKSSDGEVAYCDKVICDPSYVMHLENKIQKIGQVIRCICILSNPIPETNDINSCQIIIPQNQLNRKSDIYVNLVSFQHGVSYKGKYIAIVSATVETSNPTKEIEKALELLGPIDEKFIKISDLYVSTNPKPKDNIFVTSSYDATSHFETATNDLLQIWENLWGHKLNFDDLNKSDNEL; via the exons ATGAATGAGCATTATGAT GTAATAATCTTGGGAACAGGACTTAAGGAATGTATTCTAAGTGGGCTTTTGTCACATTATG gTAAAAAAATTCTAGTGCTCGATAGAAACCCATATTATGGTGGTGAAACTGCTTCTCTTAATTTAACCAACTTATATAACACCTTTAAGCCAa atgaaaaaattCCAAGCAAATATGGAGAAAACAGACATTGGAATGTTGATCTTATTCccaaatttattttagtTGGAGGAAATTTggtaaaaattttaaaaaaaacaagagtaacaaattatttagaATGGCTAGTTGTTGAAGGATCTTATGTATATCAacatcaaaaaaaaagtttattGTTTTCGgaaaaatttatacataaaGTTCCATCAACAGATATGGAAGCATTAGTATCACCATTATTGTCCttaatggaaaaaaatcgatgtaaaaatttttacCAGTATGTTAGTGAATGGAATGCTAATGATAGAAATACTTGGGATAATTTAGACCCATATAGATTGACTATgatggatatatataagtattttaatttgtgCCAGTTAACTATTGATTTCTTAGGGCACGCTGTtgcattatatttaaatgatgattatttaaaacaacCAGCATATATAACATTAGAAAGAATAAAACTATACATGCATTCTATTTCAGCTTTTGGTAAATCACcatttatatatccatTATATGGACTTGGTGGAATACCAGAAGGGTTTTCACGAATGTGTGCAATAAATGGAGGCACATTTATGCTTAATAAGAATGTGACtgattttatatataatgataataatcaAGTATGTGGTATAAAATCCAGTGATGGAGAAGTTGCATATTGTGATAAGGTCATTTGTGATCCAAGTTATGTTATGcatttagaaaataaaattcaaaaGATTGGGCAAGTTATTAGatgcatatgtatattaagTAATCCAATACCAGAAACAAATGATATTAATAGTTGccaaattattataccACAAAATCAATTAAATAGAAAGAgtgatatatatgttaacTTAGTTTCATTTCAACATGGTGTTTCATATAAAGGTAAATATATTGCCATTGTTTCAGCTACTGTTGAAACTAGTAACCCAACAAAAGAAATTGAAAAAGCATTGGAATTGTTAGGACCAATTGAcgaaaaatttattaaaatatcaGACTTATATGTATCCACTAATCCCAAACCAAaggataatatatttgttacaTCCTCCTATGATGCAACATCACATTTTGAAACAGCAACAAATGATCTATTACAAATATGGGAAAATTTATGGGGacataaattaaattttgatGACTTGAATAAGAGTGATAACGAGCTATGA
- a CDS encoding mitochondrial import inner membrane translocase subunit TIM13, putative, whose amino-acid sequence MDSSLTGDNLDDKQKAALLLGLQEIVQRQKENVKVMDICFNKCVSKIGNKLTSNEQKCIWDCANSYFYTNAFLNERLQQMTKLLKSSSDYLNL is encoded by the exons ATGGACTCATCCTTAACAGGGGATAATCTCGATGATAAGCAGAAAGCAGCT CTTTTATTAGGTTTACAAGAAATAGTACAAAGACAAAAGGAAAATGTTAAAGTCATGgatatttgttttaataaatgtgtttcaaaaataggaaataaattaacCTCGAATGAACAGAAGTGTATATGGGATTGCGCAAATAGCTACTTTTACACCAATGCGTTTTTAAACGA GCGATTACAACAAATGACAAAACTTTTAAAATCAAGTTCagattatttaaatttataa
- a CDS encoding SNARE protein, putative: MDVIYRNITNKYFDYRREIKRKRNRFKLSAYEELNDNDSGRENLLKNEDIEMQEESMLPPYWIETTEECTEDINNIKTKLLELQKLQKNKLFNVLNNDEKLSEEISQMSTDITMLIKKCEQKIHTIPNDDNNNVNNKDYIIEKLKKNAKTSLISQLQYISKTFQKKQNNYIKEYKKLTNNFDQVEQYQNDTSHKIYKKQNSDIFIQGEINEEYNMHEQQSLYEQPNQVNLLNINKRNSDLQKITNTVIDLHNIFKELSIMLVDQGSLLDQIDYNIDMSLDKSEKGLNQLKKLEKQENGKIAARCVSFLTTLIFILLILIILKHLY, from the coding sequence ATGGATGTgatatatagaaatataacaaacaaatattttgattacAGACgagaaataaaaagaaaaagaaatcgATTTAAATTATCGGCATATGAAGAActaaatgataatgattCAGGTAGAGAAAATCTgctaaaaaatgaagacaTTGAAATGCAAGAAGAAAGTATGCTACCTCCATACTGGATCGAAACAACAGAAGAATGTACagaagatataaataacataaaaacaAAGTTATTAgaattacaaaaattacaaaaaaataaactttttaatgttttaaataatgatgaaaaattatcagAAGAAATATCACAAATGTCAACTGATATAACTAtgctaataaaaaaatgtgagCAAAAAATTCACACAATACCTAAcgatgataataataatgtaaataataaagattatattattgagaagctcaaaaaaaatgcaaaaacTAGTTTAATTTCTCAAttacaatatatttcaaaaacttttcaaaaaaaacaaaataattatataaaggaatataaaaaattgacaaataattttgatcaAGTTGAGCAATATCAAAATGATACATcccataaaatttataagaAACAAAATTCAGACATATTCATACAGGGTGAAATAAACGAAGAATATAACATGCATGAACAGCAAAGCCTATACGAACAGCCAAACCAAGTCAACTTACTAAACATTAACAAAAGAAATAGtgatttacaaaaaatcaCTAATACAGTAATTGAtttacataatatttttaaagaattATCAATTATGCTAGTTGATCAAGGGTCCTTATTAGATCAAATTGATTATAACATAGATATGTCTTTAGATAAAAGTGAAAAAGGTTTAAAtcagttaaaaaaattagaaaaacaAGAAAATGGCAAAATAGCAGCACGATGTGTTTCATTTTTGACAACtctcatttttattctcttgatattaataattttgaaacaTTTGTATTGA
- a CDS encoding zinc finger protein, putative, translated as MNNKKRSNPYNNSDYNKIKDKFYENENKGKSNVDNYGRKIWDKEYYQKLLDEKSLKGKDSNEQHQNEEDELILKLFPDLKKKNKIVPPDPSERKLLEERTENLSLEKNLGKVQIVTQKTTKDEQGGYYCKICDCTLKDSQTYLDHINGKNHNRMLGYSMKVKNVTLGDVKKKLILLKNQKNNKSHENIEKDLYEEAKKGLKELQELEEKKMHKRKEKKRIKKLEKQKKKQEQNNELDNNDDINDFKKFGLPTSFV; from the coding sequence atgaataataaaaaaagaagcaatccttataataatagcgattacaacaaaataaaagacaaattttatgaaaatgagAACAAAGGAAAATCAAATGTCGATAATTATGGGCGAAAAATTTGGGATAAagaatattatcaaaaattaCTAGACGAAAAATCTTTAAAGGGAAAAGATTCAAATGAACAACACCAAAATGAAGAAGAcgaattaatattaaaactGTTTCcagatttaaaaaaaaaaaataagattGTCCCTCCTGATCCATCCgaaagaaaattattagaaGAAAGAACAGAAAATTTGtcattagaaaaaaatttaggAAAAGTTCAAATTGTTACTCAAAAAACAACTAAAGACGAGCAGGGAGGATATTATTGTAAAATATGTGATTGTACTTTGAAAGATTCGCAAACATATTTAGATCATATTAATGGGAAAAATCATAATAGGATGTTAGGATATAGTATGaaagtaaaaaatgttaCATTAGGcgatgttaaaaaaaaattaattttacttaaaaaccaaaaaaataataaatctcatgaaaatattgaaaaagaTCTATATGAAGAAGCTAAAAAAGGACTAAAAGAGTTACAAGAattagaagaaaaaaaaatgcataaaagaaaagaaaaaaaacgtattaaaaaattggaaaaacaaaaaaaaaaacaagaaCAAAACAATGAATTAGATAACAACGACGATATCAAtgatttcaaaaaatttggTTTACCCACTTCATTTGTTTGA
- a CDS encoding dolichyl-diphosphooligosaccharide--protein glycosyltransferase subunit OST5, putative, protein MATAIRTNLHLEPYNYLLDIKYIPYAIFLFSIFSFVSIIVLLDYMHQTKKIKNHKVGILLCFVTSVNLGLSIFFLLIYFNICL, encoded by the coding sequence ATGGCTACTGCAATCCGCACAAATCTACATTTAGAACCTTATAACTACTTATTagacataaaatatattccttatgcaatttttttattttcaatattttcttttgtaAGTATTATTGTTTTGCTTGATTATATGCatcaaacaaaaaaaattaaaaatcaCAAAGTGGGTATATTGCTGTGTTTCGTAACCTCGGTTAATTTAGGTctttcgattttttttttattaatatactttaatatatgtttgtGA
- a CDS encoding vacuolar-sorting protein SNF7, putative: MKFWFSKKKNSSEYIDNNKKNNDEIYKAILKNREAIDALEKKQVQVEKKIKQLDMEVKQKVQQNQMNNAKILLKRKKLYEQEIENILNNRLTLEDNMINLENMHLHKIAVNALSYAANTHKKFNNEINTQKVEKIIDTLQEHKDIQEEINQALCFNPLNNVDDDEIDKELNLLKEQSIQEKINTPVNNISEVVIDKENVSISNNVKQVTKVNEESDDEELKELIGEMT, encoded by the exons atgaaattttGGTTTAgcaaaaagaaaaatagttctgaatatattgataataataaaaaaaacaat GATGAAATATACAAAgctattttaaaaaacagAGAAGCAATTGATGCTTTGGAAAAGAAGCAGGTTCAGGttgaaaagaaaattaag CAACTTGATATGGAAGTAAAACAAAAAGTCCAGCAAAATCAGATGAATAATgcgaaaatattattaaagcgaaaaaaattatatgaacaGGAAATAGAAAACATTCTAAATAATAGATTAACGCTTGAAGACAATATGATAAATCTAGAAAATATGCACTTACACAAAATTGCTGTTAATGCATTATCTTATGCTGCTAATACCcacaaaaaatttaataatgaaat AAACACACAAAAAGTAGAGAAAATTATAGATACTCTACAGGAACATAAGGATATAcaagaagaaataaatcaaGCCTTGTGTTTTAATCCATTAAATAATGTAGATGAT GATGAAATCGACAAAGAACTTAATTTGCTAAAAGAGCAATCAATCCaagaaaaaatta aTACGCCagttaataatatttctgaAGTAGTAATtg ATAAAGAAAACGTTTCTATAAGTAATAATGTAAAGCAAGTTACTAAAGTTAATGAAGAG TCTGATGATgaagaattaaaagaaCTAATTGGAGAAATGACATAA
- a CDS encoding translation initiation factor SUI1, putative — protein MNLAIQNLGINDPFTNENIVDKGNGKSNATNLIHIRNQQRNGRKSVTTVQGLGKSYDLKKMVRALKKEFNCNGTIIEDIEHGSIIQLQGDKRSNVKDFLIREGICSVDHIRIHGA, from the exons ATGAACCTCGCTATACAGAATCTTGGTATTAATGACCCCTTtacaaatgaaaatattgtCGATAAGGGGAATGGTAAATCTAACGCGACCAATTTAATAC ATATTAGAAATCAACAAAGAAATGGTAGAAAAAGTGTTACTACAGTACAAGGATTAGGCAAATCGTAtgatttgaaaaaaatggtcAGAGCCTTGAAAAAG gAATTTAATTGTAATGGAACAATTATAGAAGATATTGAGCATGGTTCAATTATTCAACTTCAGGGCGATAAACGAAGTAATGTTAAAGACTTTTTAATACGAGAAGGAATTTGCTCAGTGGATCATATACGTATACATGGTGCTTga
- a CDS encoding ubiquitin-conjugating enzyme E2, putative, which translates to MWYDNERIPEEEGVSKLLIGKTFAYFPKYVTENNDKKEANTSYKLEESSRSGNSSHHSSNNFILNINRESIGSRKDTNNNGIYGKGLKDLKSNDFIENIDNIIFENKEYSLIPQRLGRTIIPLNPKLLAQSTFDNENIDEYLSEIHKDVHKYSILTEYSFLLNEIPRGFYCIPQSDDLFTWDAFILLYSTIYKNGKFRIQIKLSENHPHNAPEVYFLTPIYHPLVNPKNGKLNLGPELNNWSATKHYISLIFLYIKNIFYLTDVYNNDIIQNEEAYYLLNNDKETFHKNVEKCVQESNDLLYNKIDNFMFNFTTNIDNKKILNKLEYIKQDQLCVKKAEAFIHWFVNDFYDSSTTDGYDSGNPSIRYASSQESVDKSSISNISIDKESSNDNDPSIESNNGSDTFKKISKFE; encoded by the coding sequence atgtggtATGATAATGAGCGAATTCCAGAGGAAGAGGGAGTGAGCAAGTTGTTAATAGGGAAAACATTTGCTTATTTCCCAAAATATGTAACAGAAAATAACGATAAAAAGGAGGCAAATACATCATATAAATTGGAAGAAAGTAGTAGAAGTGGAAATAGTAGTCATCATAGTAgtaacaattttattttgaacaTAAATAGGGAAAGTATTGGTAGTCGAAAAGatactaataataatggtaTTTATGGAAAAGGTTTAAAAGACTTGAAAAGTAATGattttatagaaaatattgataatataatatttgaaaataaagaatattcATTAATACCTCAAAGACTTGGTAGAACAATAATTCCATTAAATCCTAAATTATTAGCACAATCAACTTttgataatgaaaatatagatgAATACTTAAGTGAAATACATAAAGACGTACATAAATATTCGATTTTAACtgaatattcatttttgttaaatgAAATTCCACGAGGTTTTTATTGCATACCTCAATCAGatgatttatttacttGGGatgcatttatattacTGTATAGcactatatataaaaatggtaaATTCCGAATTCAGATAAAATTAAGTGAAAATCATCCCCATAATGCACCAGAAGTATATTTCTTAACCCCCATATATCATCCACTAGTTAATCctaaaaatggaaaattaaatttggGACCTGAATTAAACAATTGGTCAGCAACTAAACATTATATATctctcatttttttatatataaaaaatattttttatttaacagatgtatataataatgatataattcaaaatgaagaagcatattatttattaaataatgataaagaaacatttcataaaaatgttgAAAAGTGTGTACAGGAATCTAACGATCttctttataataaaattgataattttatgtttaattTTACTACTAATATAGAcaataagaaaatattaaataagtTAGAATATATCAAGCAAGATCAATTATGTGTAAAAAAAGCAGAAGCCTTTATACACTGGTTTGTAAATGATTTTTATGATAGTTCTACAACAGATGGATATGACAGCGGAAATCCTTCTATTCGATATGCTAGTAGTCAGGAAAGTGTAGATAAAAGTAGTATTTCTAATATTTCCATTGATAAAGAAAGTAGTAATGACAATGACCCAAGTATCGAAAGTAATAATGGTAGTGacacttttaaaaaaatttcaaaatttgaataa
- a CDS encoding WD repeat-containing protein 82, putative encodes MNSIVYKKIKLNDDVIKKFEVLRAFKYKHAITRNISWSYDGELLLTSNKNDSITIYSLVEGSSYKTLQSKNCGVDVVRFLDNANEIIVCSTKSNNSEHKQFLRFWDIKENKYVKSLPQIGNICELNGISINQNKKLMLVNSDDCHVKLYYFNCDSPLIIYKSNFKKPVSCFDNEGLIFIASYGKKEIHFYDLLMYNRGEYNVVSLKNKIQHDEFITNLLFTPNNKAIIVSTSKSNHFKIDSITGKFICSYKYSDVIPKNKQNVLYNPGKTNNDFIEEDTNNNTIPNQSINIQNLYNNNTFQNRPYSLFVPTITPDGKYIMCGWKDNGIHIWKENGEYMTSLYGHAGPPENVSFNPKCAILASSCLNVALWQPSI; translated from the exons aTGAATTCTATAGTttataagaaaataaaattaaatgatgatgttataaaaaagtttGAAGTGTTAAGAGCattcaaatataaacatgCAATTACTAGAAACATATCATGGAGTTATGATGGCGAGCTATTATTAacatcaaataaaaatgattctATTACGATTTATAGTTTGGTTGAAGGAAGTTCATATAAAACATTACAAAGTAAAAATTGTGGTGTAGATGTGGTTCGATTTTTAGATAATgcaaatgaaataattgtATGTTCTACTAAATCTAACAATTCTGAacataaacaatttttacGATTTTGggatataaaagaaaataaatatgtaaaatcATTACCACAAATAGGTAATATATGTGAATTAAATGGAATATCTATAaaccaaaataaaaaattaatgttAGTTAATTCTGATGATTGCCATgtcaaattatattattttaattgtgATTCTccattaataatatataaatcaaaTTTCAAAAAACCAGTTTCTTGCTTTGATAATGAAGGtcttatatttattgcttcttatggaaaaaaggaaattcatttttatgatCTGCTAATGTATAACCGTGGTGAATATAATGTTGTtagtttaaaaaataaaatacaacaTGATGAATTTATAACTAATCTGTTATTTACTCCAAATAATAAAGCAATTATAGTTTCTACAAGTAAAAGTAAccattttaaaattgatTCGATTACTGgaaaatttatatgttcatataaatatagtgATGTTattccaaaaaataaacagaATGTACTTTATAATCCTGGGAAAACAAATAACGATTTCATAGAGGAAGacacaaataataatactataCCCAATCAatctataaatattcaaaatttatataataacaatactTTTCAAAATCGGCCTTACTCTTTGTTTGTACCTACAATTACTCCGGATGGAAAATACATAATGTGTG GATGGAAAGACAATGGAATTCACATTTGGAAAGAAAACGGAGAATATATGACATCTTTATATGGTCATGCAG GGCCTCCTGAAAACGTTAGTTTCAATCCAAAGTGTGCAATATTGGCTTCAA GCTGCTTAAATGTCGCACTATGGCAACCATCCATATAA